A window from Myxococcus guangdongensis encodes these proteins:
- a CDS encoding site-specific DNA-methyltransferase codes for MMLHTAGRTVHCEDALTWLAAQPILTGCSAVASLPDASEFPTLSLAEWKAWFTRAAALVMSRVPDDGVAIFYQTDVKDEGLWVDKGYLVSRAAEDSGLGLLWHKVVCRRAPGTVTFGRPAYSHMLCFSRGIRVDLGKSTADVLPDAGEVTWTRGMGVEACQLACRFILEHTPTRTVVDPFCGHGTALAVANAMGLEAIGVELSRKRARKARNLRARWHEQKLVLTQDDAAQASDSE; via the coding sequence ATGATGCTCCACACGGCCGGGCGAACGGTGCACTGCGAGGACGCGCTCACGTGGCTCGCGGCTCAACCCATCCTGACGGGCTGCTCGGCGGTGGCCTCGCTACCGGATGCGTCCGAGTTCCCCACGCTGTCCCTCGCCGAGTGGAAGGCGTGGTTCACCCGCGCGGCGGCGCTCGTCATGTCCCGCGTGCCCGACGACGGCGTGGCCATCTTCTATCAAACGGATGTGAAGGATGAGGGGCTCTGGGTCGACAAGGGTTACCTCGTCTCGCGCGCCGCCGAGGACTCGGGCCTGGGGCTGCTCTGGCACAAGGTCGTCTGTCGCCGCGCCCCCGGCACCGTGACGTTCGGCCGGCCCGCGTACTCCCACATGCTGTGCTTCTCACGCGGCATCCGCGTCGACCTGGGGAAGTCCACGGCCGATGTGCTCCCCGACGCGGGCGAAGTCACGTGGACTCGCGGCATGGGCGTGGAGGCGTGTCAGCTCGCGTGCCGCTTCATCCTCGAGCACACCCCCACGCGCACCGTCGTGGACCCCTTCTGTGGCCACGGCACCGCGCTCGCCGTGGCGAACGCGATGGGACTCGAGGCCATCGGCGTGGAGCTCAGTCGCAAGCGCGCTCGCAAGGCTCGGAACCTGCGCGCTCGGTGGCACGAGCAGAAGCTCGTGCTCACCCAGGACGACGCGGCTCAGGCCTCGGATTCGGAGTAG
- a CDS encoding SAM-dependent methyltransferase has translation MRVEPTWSEARHDAVAAYYEEKTERILRRYGPGPRVHFHVGLVDDVPPPGEPEPLVRERVHASQEALLTELSRAVGRFPDGGDVLDVGCGLGGGALYWASAHQAWVTAVTNVPSHVELVRTFAEIEGVGARVKPMHCDALAVPGRACFDAVVAVESSSYLPRAEWFRRVRALLRPGGVLAIADCFLGRPELAAPFDRYWRTRIGTVDEYLSAAHAAGLELEVRDDVSGRAVGFWSLTLELLAHERYASPGQPPTRVLARSESRREHLRLQQALMDGGLEYGLLVLRRED, from the coding sequence ATGAGGGTCGAACCCACCTGGTCCGAAGCCCGCCACGACGCCGTGGCCGCCTACTACGAGGAGAAGACCGAGCGAATCCTTCGCCGCTATGGCCCCGGTCCTCGCGTGCACTTCCACGTGGGCCTGGTGGATGACGTGCCCCCTCCCGGCGAACCGGAGCCGCTGGTGCGCGAGCGCGTGCATGCGTCTCAGGAAGCGCTGCTCACGGAGCTGTCTCGCGCGGTGGGGCGCTTCCCCGATGGCGGCGACGTGCTGGACGTGGGCTGCGGCCTGGGCGGCGGCGCCCTGTACTGGGCGTCCGCGCATCAGGCGTGGGTGACGGCGGTGACGAACGTGCCCTCGCACGTGGAGCTGGTGCGCACGTTCGCCGAAATCGAGGGCGTGGGCGCGCGGGTGAAGCCGATGCACTGTGACGCGCTCGCGGTGCCGGGGCGCGCGTGTTTCGACGCGGTGGTGGCGGTGGAGAGCAGCAGCTACCTGCCTCGCGCGGAGTGGTTCCGCCGGGTGCGCGCGCTCCTGCGTCCCGGGGGCGTGCTGGCCATCGCGGACTGCTTCCTCGGTCGGCCGGAGCTGGCCGCGCCGTTCGACCGGTACTGGCGCACGCGCATCGGCACCGTGGATGAGTATCTGTCCGCCGCGCACGCGGCCGGGCTGGAGCTGGAGGTGCGCGACGACGTGTCCGGGCGCGCGGTGGGCTTCTGGTCCCTCACGCTGGAGTTGCTCGCGCACGAGCGCTACGCGTCGCCAGGACAACCTCCCACGCGCGTGCTCGCGCGGAGCGAGTCCCGTCGCGAGCACCTGCGACTGCAGCAGGCCTTGATGGATGGTGGACTGGAGTACGGCCTGCTCGTGCTGCGTCGCGAGGACTGA
- a CDS encoding sensor histidine kinase, whose protein sequence is MRPRPTGGAVTTAFRRWTLAQDPREVLAAAGVGPWWVLTTVVLAVLAAVAWAPGAQRTFDISFGQGLLCAAPMLVSGLLFSAVHRRRSHIETWGWVWLVLGVTSLHFFLAALMAMSELQGATVIASLFLFTTAFHGRLHRVTPKQPFLALGTTVALLAALPLRDSDEHLGLFGVIGPAALTAELYLGTFAVQHDRARAEAERLRAAVQAQLLEQQEQDVSRLSRALGEILGHHHELDSALMSAATAADMLSFMGTQRTGHGRSDHEDLLRTLNESLHQVREMVAEIRAKGRRYVGSEPEPVELPPLLEGVQASVGLRFPDVDIQLSVEPGQPLRAMMRGGATTLRRVVENLVLNACEGDGKRGASRVSIQARVEPLSGRLEVVIADDGPGFPTALLDVPAEQLYTSKPEGTGLGLYTSECLLRASGGTLHRRNAPDGGALLRLFLPREYR, encoded by the coding sequence ATGAGACCTCGCCCCACCGGTGGCGCCGTCACGACCGCCTTCCGCCGCTGGACGCTCGCCCAGGACCCGCGCGAGGTGCTGGCCGCCGCCGGCGTGGGCCCCTGGTGGGTGCTCACCACCGTGGTGCTGGCCGTGCTCGCCGCCGTCGCGTGGGCCCCCGGCGCCCAGCGCACCTTCGACATCTCCTTCGGCCAGGGCCTCCTGTGCGCCGCCCCCATGCTCGTCAGCGGCCTGCTCTTCTCCGCCGTCCACCGCCGGCGCAGCCACATCGAGACGTGGGGCTGGGTGTGGCTGGTGCTCGGCGTGACGTCCCTGCACTTCTTCCTCGCCGCGCTGATGGCCATGTCGGAGCTGCAGGGCGCCACCGTCATCGCCTCGCTCTTCCTCTTCACCACCGCGTTCCACGGCCGGCTGCACCGCGTGACGCCCAAGCAGCCCTTCCTCGCGCTGGGCACCACCGTGGCCCTGCTCGCGGCCCTGCCCCTGCGCGACAGCGACGAACACCTGGGCCTGTTCGGCGTCATCGGCCCGGCCGCCCTCACCGCGGAGCTGTACCTGGGCACCTTCGCCGTGCAGCACGACCGCGCCCGCGCGGAGGCCGAGCGTCTCCGCGCCGCCGTGCAGGCCCAGCTCCTGGAGCAACAGGAGCAGGACGTCAGCCGACTGTCGCGCGCGCTGGGGGAAATCCTCGGCCACCACCACGAGCTCGACAGCGCGCTCATGTCCGCGGCCACCGCGGCGGACATGCTGTCGTTCATGGGCACGCAGCGCACCGGCCACGGCCGCTCCGACCATGAGGACCTGCTCAGGACCCTCAACGAGAGCCTCCACCAGGTTCGGGAGATGGTCGCCGAGATTCGCGCCAAGGGACGGCGCTACGTCGGCTCGGAGCCGGAGCCGGTGGAGCTGCCTCCGCTGCTCGAGGGCGTGCAAGCCAGCGTGGGCCTGCGCTTCCCCGACGTCGACATCCAGCTGTCGGTGGAGCCCGGCCAACCCCTGCGCGCGATGATGCGCGGCGGCGCCACGACGCTCCGACGCGTGGTGGAGAACCTGGTGCTCAACGCGTGTGAAGGCGACGGCAAGCGCGGCGCCAGTCGGGTGAGCATCCAGGCCCGCGTGGAGCCGCTCAGCGGGAGGCTGGAGGTCGTCATCGCCGACGACGGGCCGGGCTTCCCCACCGCGCTGCTCGATGTCCCCGCCGAGCAGCTCTACACGTCCAAGCCCGAGGGCACCGGCCTGGGCCTGTACACCAGCGAGTGTCTGCTGCGCGCCAGCGGCGGAACACTGCACCGACGCAATGCCCCCGACGGCGGAGCCCTGCTGCGCCTGTTCCTACCCAGGGAGTACCGATGA
- a CDS encoding carboxypeptidase regulatory-like domain-containing protein, with protein sequence MRGWIVGACIAGVLVLLAWAGWRTEESAPTRERPSAARTRSERAGRIRTSAPQPPSRAGLSIRGTVVDPLGRPVSGARVSASWPEDGQTLSTLPCPWEGGSRPELLVETTRQYNVADCLPRTRDTVLSLLLAREGESPVHAETRSAEDGSFVLEGLPSGPQALLALSEQGAASRLGVPSGSEHVELVVEHHHRVSGQVLGEDDAPMAAVSILVVSHEQTRFFDTSTDAQGRFEVGPLLAGGHVVLATKEGWPAVLADPLYQDEPLTIRMSRPRALTGRVLSSGSPVKDVEVLATREDGDLPMKVRTDPEGRFTVELDPGTYVLTAERNGRYALTRVTVEKTSPPEVVMNLGEAFHVEGAVFGAARREPVVGAVVTVTAQLRPQRELKATTGADGRYRLGPVEPGPWSFTVEARGYIDLPYGKEVELGPGTGSQDFTLERAASISGRVVDEAGHPLAGIHLNLEQADLEDPVDYETQETALTDSNGAFVLDASAPGDYELIPQTHRFITERLKMTAPARDVLVTLRAGGAVEGTLSDARGLALPGFTVYVAPLSTQDPSYILTAQGPTSEGRFSRKGVPPGRYRIVAQAVTDGVDQEAATEVEVRQGEVTQVELRLAEQRNLEGIVVDGAGAPIRGAFVRAHSLAPSPQGGVVLVHPRHRHGPPNGVETGADGRFLIRGMGLEKHSLTVLHLAYELSPEQSTGAPLEDGLFVADVDVKQVRLVMKRHAHVRGRVVGPEGAPITGFNVDSIRVTSEDGTFSVPNREGPGITTFAFEAEGLLSELRDVKGGLDGPDIDLGEIRLGAGRRLRGVVVDARTGAPLPRANLEVHVDERTAVHSLTDEAGRFELGPVTTGTLTLLASQRGVYRQERVTVEAAQQEVTVRLKPGARMLLKAVDLRGGPLDGNVTVQGPEGYSDRVFLEKGRVEMGGLVPGRYLLKAEGARKKDQVLNYLPQAVEVPESGEVSVLLQPVTEGSTLTVRVSFHENTYLRLVHGTPPLPERPEELQRRMSLGQDARAEVDGTEQVFTFTHVPEGKATLFLMGPEDDRYHAEVLDVPASGTMPHLVRPVWRTFGVAARQP encoded by the coding sequence ATGCGCGGGTGGATTGTGGGGGCGTGCATCGCGGGGGTGTTGGTGCTCCTCGCCTGGGCTGGGTGGCGCACCGAGGAGTCCGCCCCCACGCGGGAGCGCCCCTCCGCGGCTCGCACCCGTTCCGAGCGCGCCGGGCGGATTCGTACGTCCGCGCCGCAGCCTCCCTCGCGCGCGGGCCTGTCCATCCGCGGCACCGTGGTGGACCCGCTCGGTCGTCCCGTGTCGGGCGCTCGCGTCTCCGCGTCGTGGCCCGAGGACGGGCAGACGCTGTCCACGCTGCCGTGCCCCTGGGAGGGCGGCTCCCGCCCGGAGCTGCTCGTGGAGACCACGCGCCAGTACAACGTCGCGGACTGTCTGCCGAGGACCCGGGACACCGTCCTCTCGCTGCTCCTGGCGCGTGAGGGCGAGTCCCCCGTCCATGCGGAAACACGCTCCGCCGAGGACGGCTCCTTCGTGTTGGAGGGGTTGCCCTCGGGGCCGCAGGCGCTGCTCGCGCTCTCCGAGCAGGGCGCGGCTTCGCGCCTGGGCGTGCCCTCCGGGAGCGAGCACGTGGAGCTGGTGGTCGAGCACCACCACCGGGTGTCGGGACAGGTGCTGGGCGAGGACGACGCGCCCATGGCCGCGGTCTCCATCCTGGTGGTGAGCCACGAGCAGACGCGCTTCTTCGACACGAGCACGGATGCCCAGGGACGCTTCGAGGTGGGGCCGCTCCTCGCGGGCGGCCACGTCGTGCTCGCCACGAAGGAAGGCTGGCCCGCCGTGCTCGCCGACCCTCTCTACCAAGACGAGCCGTTGACGATTCGGATGTCGCGGCCACGCGCGCTCACCGGTCGGGTGCTGTCCTCGGGCTCACCCGTGAAGGACGTGGAGGTCCTCGCGACCCGTGAGGATGGCGACCTTCCGATGAAGGTTCGCACGGACCCGGAGGGGCGCTTCACCGTCGAGCTGGACCCGGGCACGTATGTGCTCACCGCGGAGCGGAATGGGCGCTATGCGCTCACGCGCGTGACGGTGGAGAAGACGTCTCCCCCCGAGGTGGTGATGAACCTGGGCGAGGCCTTTCATGTCGAGGGCGCGGTCTTCGGCGCGGCACGGCGTGAACCCGTGGTGGGGGCTGTCGTGACGGTGACCGCCCAGCTGCGTCCCCAGCGCGAGCTGAAGGCCACCACTGGCGCGGATGGGCGCTATCGCCTGGGCCCCGTGGAGCCGGGCCCGTGGAGCTTCACCGTCGAGGCTCGTGGCTACATCGACCTTCCCTATGGGAAGGAGGTCGAGCTGGGGCCGGGAACGGGCAGCCAGGACTTCACGCTGGAGCGCGCCGCTTCCATCTCCGGACGCGTGGTGGACGAAGCGGGCCATCCCCTCGCGGGCATCCACCTGAACCTGGAGCAGGCGGACCTCGAGGACCCGGTGGACTACGAGACGCAGGAGACCGCGCTCACCGATTCAAACGGCGCGTTCGTGTTGGACGCCTCGGCTCCCGGTGACTACGAGCTCATCCCGCAGACCCATCGCTTCATCACCGAGCGCCTGAAGATGACGGCCCCCGCGCGGGACGTGCTCGTCACGTTGCGCGCCGGTGGCGCAGTGGAGGGGACCCTGTCCGATGCCCGGGGCCTGGCTCTCCCAGGGTTCACCGTGTACGTCGCGCCCCTGTCGACCCAGGACCCGTCCTACATCCTGACCGCGCAGGGCCCTACGTCCGAGGGGCGCTTCTCGCGCAAGGGCGTTCCTCCGGGGCGCTATCGCATCGTGGCCCAGGCGGTGACGGACGGCGTGGACCAGGAGGCCGCCACCGAGGTGGAGGTCCGTCAGGGCGAGGTGACGCAGGTGGAGCTGCGGCTCGCCGAGCAGCGCAACCTGGAGGGCATCGTCGTCGATGGCGCGGGGGCGCCCATCCGTGGGGCCTTCGTCCGGGCGCACTCGCTCGCGCCGAGCCCCCAGGGCGGCGTGGTGCTGGTCCATCCACGCCATCGCCATGGGCCACCGAACGGGGTCGAGACTGGCGCGGACGGACGCTTCCTGATTCGAGGGATGGGGCTGGAGAAGCACTCGCTCACCGTCCTGCACCTGGCCTACGAGTTGAGCCCGGAGCAATCCACGGGGGCGCCCCTCGAGGACGGCCTGTTCGTCGCCGATGTCGACGTGAAGCAGGTGCGGCTGGTGATGAAGCGGCATGCCCACGTGCGGGGACGCGTCGTCGGACCAGAGGGCGCCCCCATCACCGGGTTCAACGTCGACTCCATTCGGGTGACGTCCGAGGATGGCACCTTCTCGGTGCCCAATCGTGAGGGTCCCGGTATCACCACCTTCGCCTTCGAGGCGGAGGGCTTGCTCTCGGAGCTGCGCGATGTGAAGGGCGGCTTGGACGGGCCGGATATCGACCTGGGGGAGATTCGACTGGGGGCGGGGCGGAGGCTGCGGGGCGTGGTGGTCGATGCACGGACGGGCGCGCCCCTGCCTCGCGCCAACCTGGAGGTGCACGTCGACGAGCGGACCGCCGTGCACAGCCTGACGGACGAAGCGGGGCGCTTCGAGCTGGGGCCCGTCACCACCGGGACGCTCACACTCCTCGCGAGCCAGCGCGGGGTCTACCGTCAGGAGCGAGTGACTGTGGAGGCCGCGCAGCAGGAGGTGACGGTGCGGCTGAAGCCCGGCGCTCGCATGCTCCTGAAGGCAGTGGACCTCCGGGGTGGACCACTCGACGGAAACGTCACCGTCCAGGGGCCCGAGGGATACTCGGACCGGGTGTTCCTGGAGAAGGGCCGCGTGGAGATGGGAGGGCTCGTTCCGGGTCGCTACCTGCTGAAAGCGGAAGGGGCGCGGAAGAAGGACCAGGTCCTCAACTACCTGCCGCAAGCCGTGGAGGTCCCCGAGAGTGGGGAGGTGTCCGTGCTCCTCCAACCCGTGACCGAGGGCTCCACGCTGACGGTCCGCGTCTCCTTCCACGAGAACACGTACCTGCGATTGGTTCACGGCACCCCACCGCTGCCCGAGCGTCCCGAGGAGCTCCAGCGGAGGATGAGCCTGGGGCAGGACGCACGGGCCGAGGTGGATGGTACGGAGCAGGTCTTCACCTTCACCCACGTCCCCGAAGGGAAGGCGACCCTCTTCCTCATGGGCCCCGAGGACGACCGGTACCACGCGGAGGTGCTGGACGTTCCAGCGAGCGGCACGATGCCCCACCTGGTGCGGCCCGTCTGGCGGACGTTCGGCGTCGCCGCGAGACAGCCGTGA
- a CDS encoding alpha/beta fold hydrolase — translation MPSISAADGTSLHYRVIGDGPRTVVLVHGWMVSGAVWDGLVERLDLTGLRLVIPDARGTGQSGKADGGYTLEGLARDVLAVVDAVGAERFTVVGHSMGGQLAQWVASEVPARVDALLLLNTVPASGLPLPPDAAGLFRTSAGDREKQKTILGLACKTLTPEQLEALLKDAGAVSAASIEGAFDAWTTGGIQERLARIVAPTLVVSTDDAFLPPAFLRQAVVSPIRRARMAHIPGPGHYPHVEHPQETAAVVSAFLAGSAPA, via the coding sequence ATGCCCTCGATTTCCGCTGCTGACGGGACTTCACTTCACTACCGAGTCATCGGTGACGGACCGCGCACGGTGGTGTTGGTGCATGGGTGGATGGTGTCGGGCGCGGTGTGGGACGGGCTGGTGGAGCGGCTGGACCTGACGGGGTTGCGGCTGGTGATTCCGGATGCGCGAGGCACCGGGCAGTCGGGCAAGGCGGACGGTGGTTACACGCTGGAGGGCCTGGCGAGGGACGTGCTGGCGGTGGTGGACGCGGTGGGTGCGGAGCGCTTCACGGTGGTGGGGCACAGCATGGGTGGGCAGCTGGCGCAGTGGGTTGCGTCGGAGGTCCCCGCGCGGGTGGACGCGCTGCTGCTGCTCAACACGGTGCCGGCGTCGGGCTTGCCCCTGCCTCCTGATGCGGCGGGGCTGTTCCGCACGTCGGCGGGAGACCGTGAGAAGCAGAAGACCATCCTGGGGCTCGCGTGCAAGACGCTGACGCCGGAGCAGCTGGAGGCGCTGTTGAAGGACGCGGGCGCGGTGAGCGCGGCGTCGATTGAGGGCGCCTTCGACGCGTGGACGACGGGTGGCATCCAGGAGCGGCTGGCGCGAATCGTGGCGCCGACGTTGGTGGTGTCCACGGATGACGCCTTCCTGCCGCCGGCTTTCTTGAGGCAGGCCGTGGTGTCGCCCATCCGGCGCGCGCGCATGGCTCACATTCCGGGCCCCGGTCACTACCCGCACGTGGAGCATCCCCAGGAGACCGCGGCGGTGGTGTCCGCCTTCCTGGCTGGCTCCGCGCCCGCCTGA
- a CDS encoding halocarboxylic acid dehydrogenase DehI family protein — protein MARVKQVSEQGARGDVERVYHELRRTMRVTGVDVSLRTWASWPRFFVAMWEAMGPNVETRAFEESALELWQQTLDTTVAWDELGAWEAAKLGPSQRFHVRGVLELYEAMLPRVTLMVAAVRLALEGQGVGRGESPGIGERLERGVPARMAAMEWVAETPTEPALKAVFADIVKTVGPPGVPGEYRALACWPGYLEAAWRRLKPRIGDASYQQAAEALRESARRRARELPYVVALSRQRVKALGEDADAVLKVTESLERRGTVLLLNLSQLVQDVPDMLRQPMPGAARLVPDWVAAEELR, from the coding sequence ATGGCCAGGGTGAAGCAGGTGAGCGAGCAGGGGGCGCGGGGCGACGTCGAGCGCGTCTACCACGAGCTGCGCAGGACGATGCGCGTGACGGGGGTGGACGTGTCGTTGCGGACGTGGGCGTCCTGGCCGCGCTTCTTCGTGGCGATGTGGGAGGCGATGGGGCCGAACGTGGAGACGCGGGCCTTCGAGGAGTCGGCGTTGGAGCTCTGGCAGCAGACGCTCGACACGACGGTGGCGTGGGACGAGCTGGGGGCGTGGGAGGCGGCGAAGCTGGGGCCGAGTCAGCGCTTCCACGTGCGCGGCGTGCTGGAGCTGTACGAGGCGATGCTGCCGAGGGTGACGTTGATGGTGGCGGCGGTGCGGCTCGCGTTGGAGGGGCAGGGGGTGGGGCGCGGGGAGTCGCCGGGAATCGGTGAGCGGCTGGAGCGGGGTGTGCCCGCGCGAATGGCGGCGATGGAGTGGGTGGCGGAGACGCCGACGGAGCCGGCGTTGAAGGCGGTGTTCGCGGACATCGTGAAGACGGTGGGGCCGCCGGGGGTGCCGGGGGAGTATCGGGCGTTGGCGTGCTGGCCGGGATACCTGGAGGCGGCGTGGCGTCGGCTGAAGCCGCGCATCGGGGACGCGTCGTATCAGCAGGCGGCGGAGGCGCTGCGTGAGTCCGCGAGGCGGCGCGCGCGGGAGCTGCCGTACGTGGTGGCGCTGAGCCGGCAGCGGGTGAAGGCGCTGGGCGAGGACGCGGACGCGGTGCTGAAGGTGACGGAGTCCCTGGAGCGGCGAGGCACGGTGTTGCTGCTGAACCTCTCGCAGTTGGTGCAGGACGTGCCGGACATGTTGCGCCAGCCGATGCCGGGCGCGGCCCGGTTGGTGCCGGACTGGGTCGCGGCGGAAGAGCTGCGATGA
- a CDS encoding alpha/beta fold hydrolase: MNWREWQRRQEVMELGGHFVSYVDWGKGPPVVLLHGLPTWGYLWSGLARALAASHRVLVPDLLGYGFSDRRDRFDRSVTKQAEVMEAWMDRLGVVDAVVVGHDVGGGVAQQLAVRFPRRVSRLCLMDSVCYDAWPLALMSQLGTPGLSRKLSCERMPKLLRLGLKKKGFVKAPSAELLEGLLAPYSTEVGWVSLSRNAVALNTNQTLELAPKLGHLAVPTLVMWGAEDGLLPAKYGERLVWDIPGARWMQVPDAGHFVMWDAQHTVAMELLRFLEGASPVRHVQVRTVAEELWGTEAPVA, from the coding sequence ATGAACTGGCGCGAGTGGCAGAGGCGGCAAGAGGTGATGGAGTTGGGTGGCCACTTCGTGAGCTACGTGGACTGGGGCAAGGGGCCGCCGGTGGTGTTGCTGCACGGTCTCCCGACGTGGGGCTATCTGTGGAGCGGGCTGGCGCGAGCGCTGGCCGCGTCGCACCGGGTGTTGGTGCCGGACCTGCTGGGCTACGGCTTCTCCGACCGGAGGGACCGGTTCGACCGCTCGGTGACGAAACAGGCGGAGGTGATGGAGGCCTGGATGGACCGCCTGGGCGTGGTGGACGCGGTGGTGGTGGGGCACGACGTGGGGGGCGGCGTGGCGCAGCAGCTCGCGGTGCGTTTTCCGCGTCGGGTGAGTCGGCTGTGTCTGATGGACAGCGTCTGCTACGACGCGTGGCCACTCGCGCTGATGTCGCAGCTCGGCACGCCGGGGCTGTCGCGGAAGCTGTCTTGCGAGCGGATGCCGAAGCTGCTGCGCTTGGGGCTGAAGAAGAAGGGCTTCGTGAAGGCGCCGTCGGCGGAGCTGCTGGAGGGGCTGCTCGCGCCCTACTCGACGGAGGTCGGCTGGGTGTCGCTGTCGCGCAACGCGGTGGCGCTGAACACGAACCAGACCCTGGAGCTGGCGCCGAAGCTGGGTCACCTCGCGGTGCCGACGCTGGTGATGTGGGGCGCGGAGGACGGACTGTTGCCCGCGAAGTACGGCGAGCGCCTGGTCTGGGACATCCCGGGTGCGCGGTGGATGCAGGTGCCGGACGCGGGGCACTTCGTGATGTGGGACGCGCAGCACACGGTGGCGATGGAGCTCTTGCGCTTCCTCGAGGGCGCCTCGCCGGTGCGCCATGTCCAGGTGCGCACGGTGGCGGAGGAGCTCTGGGGCACGGAGGCGCCCGTGGCCTGA